ATCTGAGTATACGAGTCTCTCTTCTTGCTCTTCTTTTTGAAATGCTTAGAAGCAGCTTTCAGCACCTTTACCCATCCCTAAACAACaaaatttatctcattaatGAGACTGCTAAAGATAAAAACATATAGCTATTAGTAGCACTACTCTACACCTCAAGAAAAATAGTCAAATCACCACAAAAATATACCACTCAGATAATTAATCAGAATAAAGTCACCGAAAATTAAGTTTTTGATTTCTGAATAGTGAATGATAGTACCTTTCTTggtgttggactagtggaagGAAGCTTAGAAGAAGGGCGAGGAGTAAAATCAAGACTGTTCCTCCTCTTTCTCTTCCTCATCTTTTGATACTTCAGGAGATTATCAGAAACAGCATCAGTGAACTTTCTCTTGATATTTGCAGTCACTTTCTTGATCTTGGTCAGCCCTTCATCATCATTGTAAACAAGCTTTCTCGAGAGGCCGCAGCTCAGTACATTTCTGCGGTCATTACTGATGGGAGTTGTTGAAGGAAATTTCCTGTGGATCAAAGGGGACCAAATGGAGCTCTGTGAATAGTCAAAATCAAAGGCCGAATTGTCAGGGAATTTGGAGAGCAGATCTCTGCACATAGAGGATTCTAGGTACTCCACCACCATCACCAATGCGCCCCCAAAAGGGGCAATCTCGGGGTTCATCTCCATGGAATTTTAGCCAAGAGAAAAGCTGTAATGATGCAAGTTGTTCGAAAAAGGGTAAAGCAGAAGTAAAAGATACCAAGAGAAAAGTAGCCGTTGGAATTTGCCACGTTAATGTATGCGCAACGGTCCAAATATCAATAACTGCTTTATAAAATATGCAGGATCACGTGTGCCAACGTTGTCGTTTGCCAATATTTGCCTCCTTTAGctcccaaaagaaaagaaataaaataaagtaaatactCCCTCCTAATTTCTGAAGATCTATAGTTTCGGcctctttttttaatttgattGACCTTTTTGAAACCATTGAGTTTTGGTTCAATTGGCCAGGTTTAGTCTCTTAAAACTCTATCATGCATTAGGTCAGCATTTGGTCGGGAGTTTAAATCCTACCTAATACATTACAAGGAAGTAAGTCAAAAGTTTAAATCCCACTTAACATTATAAGGAAGTATTATACTTCATTGTTCTAAAAAATTCAGAAATTACAATAGTACACTTGTCTTATATGAACATCCACCTTCCACCTATCATTCAATTTATTTGTATTTATCTTATTTGAACATTCGTCCCCAACCCCCATACATTTATTTGTACTTGTCTCGTCGGAACATCCACTCCCCAGCCCCTGTACAATTTATTTGTACGTACTTTAAATTTAACTTTGTTCTGTAAATGAACTTTAATTGAATTTTAACTATATAGAGTAAATTTAAGATTTTCTCCATTAAGTAAGTTGTTATTCAAGAAATAGGTTTTAAAAtgtttttctctatttttttttggaactcaaacatttttttctttaaacttTATAATTTGAATAACATTAATATTTAATCCTAACTGTTAAACGTGTTTCCGGCTGATTTGAATTCGCGCCCTTTGCAGACACCAGTAACATTACGACAGCTCAGCATTTTTAATGAGaacaaatttcttcattttgcgTCTTACCTCAAATACAACTATGCACTTTCATGGTGACGTTTTGCTTTTTGAGCGGCATCCTTCACGTCTCTCATCttggcctttttcttttgtatcaACATTTTTTATAACGACTAGactaaaatttttccttttctcttcttggtcttttattttatctgtttgattttgtcaattttttaaGTGACAAAttagaataaatatttttatttgataGAAAAAAAAGCAGAAATAAAAGGAGCACTCCTCTTCTTTAGTCTCTTTTTCAATACTACAATTAAAAATGGAAGCTCCTTTAACTTGCTgataatgaagaaaaagaaaagatggtgactggtttctttttcttccattttcccCCTTTACTTTCAATTACTCATAACCATTGCTAAACTggaaataaaaattcaaaagaaaagtcTTAAAATAGAAACTATTCATCAAGAAATTATGAAATGCTTCTTTGTCACTCATGCACTTTTGGGGTTTTCATTGAATTCTAAAATCCTTTAGTTGAAATAACACATCTCAAGTCTTTTTTACCTACCTTTTTACctttattttcttacttttttgcTCTTTCCAAtgaaaacaaaagataaaagatttgttttttttttaatgatggtGAACAATCGAAACCTTAGTACAGCAAAAGACAAGACGTTAATAAGAGGTGAAAAAGTTTACTGGAGGAGGACGGATGACAAGCAATTTGCTCCCAATTAAAATCCTAAGTTGTCacaatgttattcttgattttgatgatcacaaaacactttgaaatgtttatctaattctcttcaaatataagtgttttgctttttagagaatcaggtacaaaggtgtcaagaaaagaaaatcaaccaaaagaagaagcaaaatcagggcactcatgtcggacgtctgaaaggaagctgtcggacgctcgtgaggaagcatcggacgtc
The Coffea arabica cultivar ET-39 chromosome 6c, Coffea Arabica ET-39 HiFi, whole genome shotgun sequence genome window above contains:
- the LOC113694137 gene encoding uncharacterized protein encodes the protein MEMNPEIAPFGGALVMVVEYLESSMCRDLLSKFPDNSAFDFDYSQSSIWSPLIHRKFPSTTPISNDRRNVLSCGLSRKLVYNDDEGLTKIKKVTANIKRKFTDAVSDNLLKYQKMRKRKRRNSLDFTPRPSSKLPSTSPTPRKGWVKVLKAASKHFKKKSKKRDSYTQINFSSCFTSTDS